Proteins encoded by one window of Chaetodon trifascialis isolate fChaTrf1 chromosome 15, fChaTrf1.hap1, whole genome shotgun sequence:
- the psmg3 gene encoding proteasome assembly chaperone 3, translating to MSSAEPIIKSRQTEKEVNGIPTQVVCTEFTNYIFIVVTQYGKIGTLISVTPDSRSNDISTPTFSTKVLLGKDEPLTHVCAKNLATFVSQEATNRPVLLGLALKDSSIDAIKEMKEIIKTCRVW from the exons ATGTCTTCCGCCGAGCCCATTATCAAATCGAGACAGACGGAGAAAGAAGTGAATGGGATTCCAACGCAGGTCGTCTGCACAGAGTTCACCAATTACATTTTCATAGTTGTCACTCAGTACGGCAAAATCGGAACGTTGATATCCGTCACACCTGACTCCAGATCCAATGATATCAGCACTCCGACATTCTCCACCAAAGTACTGCTGGGCAAAGACGAG ccaCTCACGCACGTCTGTGCCAAAAACCTGGCTACGTTTGTGTCGCAAGAAGCCACCAACAGGCCCGTCTTACTGGGACTGGCGCTCAAGGATTCCTCCATAGATGCGATAAAAGAAATGAAGGAGATCATCAAAACTTGTCGAGTCTGGTAG